In Chitinophaga sp. HK235, a single window of DNA contains:
- a CDS encoding FecR family protein, whose protein sequence is MKRYYLFKKDDFLEDVFFREWVRYATPEATAFWTAYRDSQPDNLQELEQAVEALQAIYCLKRIKPAANDKAALWAQIQSRLGETPVVPLKRNARKRWMVAAVLLPLLIAATIWYQLLPPKMNRVESGYGQQVRVTLPDSSVVILNAHSALSYHSWKDGKREVWLEGEALFEVRPATMPTAQHFTVHAGAVRVEVLGTIFNVKHRREKTEVFLQQGKVKVSAQHHHQVLLLQPDEKASYDKDNGQLKKNTADAGTTLAWRENKMKLKQTSVSEIIHTLQDTYGFIIILQDTSIAHRTIEGTLSLNNVNNVLFELSAILNVKIEKNNDTLFLKNNGQRGY, encoded by the coding sequence TTGAAGCGCTATTATTTATTTAAGAAAGATGATTTCCTGGAAGATGTTTTTTTCAGGGAGTGGGTGAGATATGCCACACCGGAAGCGACAGCATTCTGGACGGCCTATCGCGACAGCCAACCAGACAACCTGCAGGAATTGGAACAGGCTGTGGAAGCATTACAAGCCATCTATTGCCTGAAAAGGATCAAGCCTGCTGCTAACGATAAAGCAGCCCTGTGGGCACAGATACAATCCCGGTTAGGAGAAACACCGGTGGTGCCGTTGAAACGCAACGCCCGCAAACGCTGGATGGTGGCGGCTGTGTTGCTGCCATTGCTGATCGCTGCTACTATCTGGTACCAGTTGCTGCCTCCCAAAATGAACAGGGTGGAGAGCGGATATGGTCAACAGGTACGCGTTACATTGCCGGATTCTTCTGTCGTCATCCTTAATGCTCATTCAGCGCTCAGTTATCATTCATGGAAAGACGGAAAGCGGGAGGTGTGGCTGGAAGGAGAAGCGCTGTTTGAAGTGCGACCTGCAACAATGCCCACTGCTCAGCATTTTACGGTCCATGCCGGCGCTGTTCGTGTAGAGGTACTGGGCACCATCTTCAATGTAAAACATCGAAGGGAAAAGACAGAAGTCTTCCTTCAGCAGGGAAAAGTAAAAGTATCTGCACAGCATCATCATCAGGTCCTGCTGTTGCAACCAGATGAAAAAGCATCGTATGACAAAGACAATGGCCAGCTTAAGAAAAATACCGCTGATGCCGGAACTACGCTGGCATGGCGTGAAAACAAAATGAAACTGAAACAAACCTCGGTCAGCGAGATTATACATACCCTGCAGGATACCTATGGTTTCATCATCATTCTGCAAGATACATCCATTGCCCACCGTACTATAGAAGGTACTTTATCACTGAATAATGTCAACAATGTACTGTTTGAATTATCAGCCATACTAAACGTAAAAATCGAGAAGAACAATGACACGCTGTTCCTGAAAAACAATGGTCAGCGCGGATATTAA